In the genome of Naumovozyma dairenensis CBS 421 chromosome 7, complete genome, the window AGAATCGCAGCTTATATAAGGAGACATGGTAATccaaatcttcaatttattgttatttcGTTGAAAAATACCatgtttgaaaaatcagATGCTCTAGTAGGTGTCTTcagacaacaacaagaaaatagCTCGAAGATTGTGACATTGgatttaagaaattacGCTGATTGAATAAAACCCTATTTTTCCGATATTGTCACCATATCGATGCgtatatttattcattcgTTGTTAAATTGCTATTTATATAAGATACAGCATATTAAGTAATATGAATTTTAAATAGTTCACGCAATATTCCCCGTTATCATTTTATGTTATGATAACTAAAGATCGTCATTCTAAACCTTGacaaatatattcttgCCCTACCTCTTATCATTTTTTGCTTAAGTAGTATGAAGGGAATGCGCAACGGCTGTACGTAGTCTGTCTAGTCATTACGTAGATTTTTTCAAGGGATTTAACATATTCCGAAAAATGTTGAAATTACTGCGACAGTGTAACTATTTAGAAACTTTTTCCCATTCAGCACTTATTCGCCACTTGAACTTCCTTTAAACCAGAGCTGAACCCCCTTGAGACATCTTACCAAAGTAATTATTTTCTCAAAggattattcaaaatatctaCAATATCCATTTTTATTCTAACTATTGCGTTGGAAGGACTTGAACTTATATGGAAACCATTTTCATAATAGTGTAACCCTCGAAATCGTTCTaagataagaaaacaatGTCAGCTGACGATATCAAATCACCAATACCTCTGAGGAATAAGGCTGTTGCTCAACTAATATCACAGGCTACTCCAGGAAAACGTCCCAGCTCCAGTACAGatgaattaaaatcaaaaagAGCATTACTTACGTCTCCGCAGCAAAATGCAGCTGATCAATTAAGAGCCAGATCAATAACCCCTACACTTCTggctgaaaaattattcaatggaTTAAGCTCTGAAGATATCTTAAAAAGGAGGTTAAAACACTATAATATCAATTATCCAGATGATGAAGCCACTTATTTACGAAGCATCTATGACAAGTCTTCTCAATGGTTTAGCAGGGATGTAAAGCCAAAGTTCGAAGCTGAAAAATATCTGCCATATAAAACCGAATCTCATAAAGACAAAGCAAGATATCTTTGTCATGTTCTAGTAAATCTACACATTGCAATTTCCTCCTTAGATATCCAGggtttattatcaattacCAGTAAAGATTTAGCCGACTTgcaaaatgaaattgatgacTTAGCCCTTAATACCGATCTGTTTAGATTGGCTAACGAGATTGATACCAATGTCGTTGATTTCAAAGAACACGAAGACCATCTAGATTTAGAGGTGCCTGATTCCGGTAGTACCGGTAAGATAACTGCTAAATCTTCAAGCATAGTAAGTGTTAATCATTGGacaaatgaattaaataattgtCTTAATTTTGACTTCCCATTGACCTTGAGAAAATCCCTAGCTTCCGTGTACTATTACCTATCATTGATACAGGGACAGAAAATTGTAAGAAGCATGTATGTCGACATGTTCGAAAGTCTCGTTGCATATGATGACGATGGGACGAACTTCACACATTTAGTACTTGAACAGGGCCTCGTGTTAGATTTCAAgattatatttgattttatcTGCCAATTCCTTCCTTATCCAGATTCTGATTATGCTCGTTATGACctttcttcaaaagatGATCTACAATTGTTCAGacttcttttaaaattagCCCATGTCGCTAAACCTTTTTTCGATGCAAACGATGAATCTATACTTAAAGACACTATGGATTATCTATTGTCTAACTTATCGCCGTCAACAACGGTAACTCTTCTTCcaatattaaattcattcgttccatatcattatcataaaaaaaacaaagTTACCGATTATCTCCCTTTCTGTTTTAGTTTATGGAGTTCAGTGACTGCGATTATTGCAGTCGATACACATTTATACGATTTTGTAGGTGAAGTAGCCGAAGATCTTCATAAGAAATTGATGGataatgttgaaaatgACAATATGGTCAAATTTGGGAAATATGGATTATTCTCAGAGGATCAAATGGCATTTATGTTTAACAGAGTACAAGGTCATTTAAGAACCGATGGACAAATACATTCATATTCTAGAACCGTAAAGCCTTTTGTTTACAGTATCAATGGTTCAGATAACACAGATttctttacaaaatttGTTAACTTAATCCAATCGATAGAAACGTTTGTTCATCCATCTAATAATGGATTCTGGACTAAGCCCATCGCTAAATTTGTTCATGcttttattaaattatacCATGGCAGAGTCAAGGATGAAGAAACCGCCGTTAAAAAAGGAAGATCGattgaaatattcttaTCGGCAGAATGCCattttaaatttgttgatatattgttcaatattttaatgatcGGAGCtcaaaataaatcaaatgaaGTCGCAAACTATTATATTTCCTGCTACGCTTATTTATTAGAGATATGCCCTAAAAATTCATTTCGGATCTTTGACAGAGTGTTGGTTGAGATTTATGACACACTTACCGgtgaatatataaattcGAGACATCGTgttatttcttcattaaaaCAATTTACAAGAATTTTACGTTTCATGGTCGTCCATCCATTGTATAGAATTCATATTacaaatattctttctttacTTATTGACAAAATTGATATGAATGATCCACAATTAACCAGTAATGTAACAAACAGTATTGTTTCCATTGCAACATTTGTGCCTTTCCAAAATCTTGTTCGTGAAGGAGAATATTTAACTTTTGAATCTACAACCATACCGTTTATTCAAGAACACATTATGCATTTAAAGATGGGACAAAGTTCCGATAATTTCGAAACTGAAGACAGCGTTTTAGATTCAGCATTCAGAGCATCTACTACAATCTTTGAAAACGTGATAAAAGTGTATGTTGAGAAAATCTTCTCTGTGGTAGATATAGAGACGGATGATCCTTTGATTACAAAACTGAACCAAACAACGGTATTGATGCAGGAAGCTATGGATGATAAAGTTTTTGACTATTACATCgatatatttcaaagaagattTTGGGATAATGATTATTTCAAGGTCAAAGATCCAAATTATGAATTAACTACGATCCCATTATCTGCAATTGTCAGAAGAAAAAACTCTACAAGTGTGTCGTTGGTAAATACATTGATTTACAATATTAAACAACAAGTAGAAAGAGGTGCCGGATCTATTAGAAGTTCCTCTGAAATTCAACAAAGGGATGTGAAATTGGTTTTATACTTGACAACTTTAAACGATGTTTTAAGACAATCCCATGAATCACTTTTATCGTACAGTGCTAAAATTCTGGATTTTATGAAATTCCTATATGAGGAAGTAAGTAATCCACCCATTGATGTGCTTACATCAATATTAACTCATAGTGTTTTGGCAACTCTAAATACCActgaaattattgattatCGCTTATTTGGAAATAACTCGACTATACCTGATACAGAAAGATGGGGTGGTTTACAGTTTGATAAAAGGAAATACGATAAAGAGAATTTGGATTTCATTTGGCACACTCCTTCTGATCAAGAAGTTAAATTATCCATTGActtattggaaaatttgaCTGATCATTGTATTACGAGTCTTGAAAGGCAAATGAATGAACCTAGAACAGATACGTCATATACAGACAAAATCCAGAAATACTCGTTGGTGCTGACACACTGCCTTTCTGGTATCAGTTTGCTCATTGATCCtgatttcaataaaaacaaGACTTCTCCTCCATCTGATATTTCGTATAAAGATAGATTAACATTGCTGAAGAATATTCGTGAAAGTAATTGTGACAACCAAGAATTTGACATTGATATCGAACAAATACGCTCTACTACGGACGAAGAAACGGTCCACTTAGAGGACGATAAGAAAGATAGTGCATTTGAACATGACTATAATGTTGCAGATTTGAAACATAGCGTTActgataattttattattgatgacACTGCACCTTCTGGTCTCCCAACTGGAGTCGGTACTCCTGTGGCAGGTGTTAACGACATAAGTTCTTCCATGAATTCCGGTATTATCTTTAGAGATCTAGATATTTACACCagtaattattattttggtAATACCGTTgaggaaaaattaaagaatccTGATTATTTGAAGGTTCATCAGATTAGAGCTATTATTGgatcatttttcttcaaactccataattttgtttctaAACATTTTCAACATAATACGACGATGTTCCAAATTGTATTGCATGGGTTAAAGGTATGGTTTACTGATATTGGCCAAGAGACCATATTCAACGAGGATCCAGATGCATTCATTGATATTGAGTTTTTGGATAATCTTCAATCTTTGGCACATGTGAGAGATTCTTTCACAAGAACATATTTGGCTGTGAAAACAAATGATCTACATCAAAGTCGTGTATTACTTCATTCTACCAACAGATATCCCTCCAAGTTAGAAATCAAGTTGCTAGAAGTAATGATCGAAATGGCAACATCGATATATCCTGATATTCATAAACCCGCACAAAGTATATTAGCCCATTGTATGAAGCAATTAATAGGTTCATATTCTATAATCATAAGAGAAATATTAGCGGCTTTGCGTCGTGCCATTGAAGATACAGATCACCAAAAGATTTCAGCTATTTTAAGGGTTTTCATGATTAAAAAGATTGATAAAAAGTTAATGTCCgattataaaaatattggaGAAGCTGTGCTGTTATTAATTGACTGTTGTAAATACGATGAATTAGATATTGCATTTTATGCTGAAAATTTGCTGAATGATATCGTCAACAGTTTAAGAATTCCATCATCCGTTTGTATCTATGATGAGAAGctcttgaaatttttagaAATTCCCGACGCTTCTATGGATCTACAAGTTAAAGCAGTTAGGTTGGCCAAATCGAAGAAAAGAGAGCAATACTTCTCGATAATTTTGAGATTGCAAGATGATTTGCTGGAAATTATAAACAAAAGTGGCGATTCTTTGGCATGGAAAgttcaaattttcattacACGATTTATCTGTAAAATACAAGCTAGTCTTGAATTCCCAGTTGATAAGAGAGTCATTGATGTTGTTTATAATCAAACTAAATCTAAACATCCCCAAATGGTTCATTTAGCTGTTAGATCTTATTTgtcaattttcaataaaatattctcaCTCTCagattatgattatgataTCAGGAAAGCTTATGAGAATGGTTTTGATccatattttattaaagaaattaacaCTACGAACTCCAATTTCCCAgatgaatttttgaaagaaatgaataattttgatgCTCCGAAATATTTTATCGATTCAAGAGCATCTGTTGGTTGGTTATGTTGGGGTAAACGTATGAAAGTTGTTGAATCAGGTGCAATCGAGATCAATTTACAGGAACATGAACTTGAAATTCTTGGAGAGATGGGTAAATTAGTTTCGAAGGATTGGATAGATGATATGTGTTCAAGTTTAGTTcatgataatgaaacaCGTAGTGTATTCAGCAGCGGTGATGTTTCATTgattgttttgattttagTTTTAGTTTTAAAGGGATTCACGAGTGTCACTTTGGAAGATATTTTCACCTTGtgtaagaaatattatgaCAGGTATGATAAGGCATCCATGATTATgtcaattgaaatatttgcTGCTTTGATTTGTTCAAGTAAATATATGAACATAGATTTTTTGAAGCAACGTGACGCATTTGTTGACGATTTCTTAAACGACTGTttgaataatgaattaaatcatgATTGTTATGAAATATGGAATACGTTAAGTTGGTGGTTACCAACAGTTGTCGATATAAGAAGGTGTAAACCATTTTACATGCATTTGACAAAAACTACAAACCTACTGGATGTAACTGCCGATAATGCTACACATCAATCATTTAGACTTTTAATGATGAGAAGTCTACTTATGAGTTTAGAGTTTAGGTCTCCAGATGTCTCAAAGATTATTGAGAGCCTTGTTTTTGATCATCCTTATGATCAAGTTCGTAGTTCCATTGGGAAATTGCTAAATACATTGACTCAAAACTCCAGTAGTCTTTCCCTCCCTAGTACGGATAAGATTGTGAATGTTGGCTCTCAAGAGTATGACGGATTAGGTTATCCAGTGAAACACATTTCTGACGTTTTCGAccaaattattaaagagAAATTCCAGGAAGCAATTGACTATATCCCAAAACTTAAAGAAATGACCCcacaagaaataataaagacGAAGTTTTATTATACAGTTTCTACATTATTTTATTGGATGAAAGAAATGACTAAGGGACCTAATAAAGTGCTATTGACTCCATAcattattgattatttgTTACCATTCTTAATGACTTTAAGTACTCAAAGAGATATGTGTAAATTAGCAGGTTTGGATCcatccaaattattattaggaTTAGCATATCTACCGATGAGAAAGAGCGAAGTTTCTAAAGTTGTACAATTAGTTTGTCATACCAAAGTTGATACTTCAcatcaattgaaattacaaTTGTTATTTGTTCAACATATATTGTCAACAGAGTTATTACAATTAACTAAACAAGAGAAGAcagaaatatttgaatatgtGGTGAAAAGTTTATTCAATGGACAATTCGTCGAAGTTAGAGTTCATGCGGCAGATGTATTATCAGGTATAATTCACAATTCCGGTGAGGATGAAACTCTTTTCCAATCTTTATTAGATAgattttctaaatcattatcCAATTATACTTGggaacaaaagaaaaaattatctaagACAGATATTAAGATTCACGGCAGTGTTTTAGGGTTAGGTGCTATCATATCAGCATTTCCATATGTATTCCCATTACCTAAATGGATACCGAGCCAACTAAgtatattatcatcttgGGCCAGAACAAATGGTATGGCAGGTTTAGCAGCTAAGAATACCATTAACACTTTCAAGAAGGTTAGGTCTGATACATGGAAATTTGACAGAGAGTCATTTAGTGCAgaagaattggaagatTTGGAAGGTGTCCTTTGGAAGAGTTACTACGCATGATTACATCCTTTATTTGTATATTActattcaatatatatttatgtatatttatttacttattttgtttctaCCATTACTAAAACATATTATTTACAAAAGAGACTGATTCTATCAAACTGTTGTTGAATCCTTATCCATTAAGTATGGTACTTTACTCTCCAGATAAGATAAAGGTGACAAACATGAAGCTTGTCACCACTTCTCCCAAACATTTCTAAGCCTCCCTTTTATTTCTCTACCCTTCCATTTTTAGTATCGGTCATGTGCCTGACCGGGTAACAGTCCC includes:
- the BLM10 gene encoding proteasome activator BLM10 (similar to Saccharomyces cerevisiae BLM10 (YFL007W); ancestral locus Anc_8.69) gives rise to the protein MSADDIKSPIPLRNKAVAQLISQATPGKRPSSSTDELKSKRALLTSPQQNAADQLRARSITPTLLAEKLFNGLSSEDILKRRLKHYNINYPDDEATYLRSIYDKSSQWFSRDVKPKFEAEKYLPYKTESHKDKARYLCHVLVNLHIAISSLDIQGLLSITSKDLADLQNEIDDLALNTDLFRLANEIDTNVVDFKEHEDHLDLEVPDSGSTGKITAKSSSIVSVNHWTNELNNCLNFDFPLTLRKSLASVYYYLSLIQGQKIVRSMYVDMFESLVAYDDDGTNFTHLVLEQGLVLDFKIIFDFICQFLPYPDSDYARYDLSSKDDLQLFRLLLKLAHVAKPFFDANDESILKDTMDYLLSNLSPSTTVTLLPILNSFVPYHYHKKNKVTDYLPFCFSLWSSVTAIIAVDTHLYDFVGEVAEDLHKKLMDNVENDNMVKFGKYGLFSEDQMAFMFNRVQGHLRTDGQIHSYSRTVKPFVYSINGSDNTDFFTKFVNLIQSIETFVHPSNNGFWTKPIAKFVHAFIKLYHGRVKDEETAVKKGRSIEIFLSAECHFKFVDILFNILMIGAQNKSNEVANYYISCYAYLLEICPKNSFRIFDRVLVEIYDTLTGEYINSRHRVISSLKQFTRILRFMVVHPLYRIHITNILSLLIDKIDMNDPQLTSNVTNSIVSIATFVPFQNLVREGEYLTFESTTIPFIQEHIMHLKMGQSSDNFETEDSVLDSAFRASTTIFENVIKVYVEKIFSVVDIETDDPLITKLNQTTVLMQEAMDDKVFDYYIDIFQRRFWDNDYFKVKDPNYELTTIPLSAIVRRKNSTSVSLVNTLIYNIKQQVERGAGSIRSSSEIQQRDVKLVLYLTTLNDVLRQSHESLLSYSAKILDFMKFLYEEVSNPPIDVLTSILTHSVLATLNTTEIIDYRLFGNNSTIPDTERWGGLQFDKRKYDKENLDFIWHTPSDQEVKLSIDLLENLTDHCITSLERQMNEPRTDTSYTDKIQKYSLVLTHCLSGISLLIDPDFNKNKTSPPSDISYKDRLTLLKNIRESNCDNQEFDIDIEQIRSTTDEETVHLEDDKKDSAFEHDYNVADLKHSVTDNFIIDDTAPSGLPTGVGTPVAGVNDISSSMNSGIIFRDLDIYTSNYYFGNTVEEKLKNPDYLKVHQIRAIIGSFFFKLHNFVSKHFQHNTTMFQIVLHGLKVWFTDIGQETIFNEDPDAFIDIEFLDNLQSLAHVRDSFTRTYLAVKTNDLHQSRVLLHSTNRYPSKLEIKLLEVMIEMATSIYPDIHKPAQSILAHCMKQLIGSYSIIIREILAALRRAIEDTDHQKISAILRVFMIKKIDKKLMSDYKNIGEAVLLLIDCCKYDELDIAFYAENLLNDIVNSLRIPSSVCIYDEKLLKFLEIPDASMDLQVKAVRLAKSKKREQYFSIILRLQDDLLEIINKSGDSLAWKVQIFITRFICKIQASLEFPVDKRVIDVVYNQTKSKHPQMVHLAVRSYLSIFNKIFSLSDYDYDIRKAYENGFDPYFIKEINTTNSNFPDEFLKEMNNFDAPKYFIDSRASVGWLCWGKRMKVVESGAIEINLQEHELEILGEMGKLVSKDWIDDMCSSLVHDNETRSVFSSGDVSLIVLILVLVLKGFTSVTLEDIFTLCKKYYDRYDKASMIMSIEIFAALICSSKYMNIDFLKQRDAFVDDFLNDCLNNELNHDCYEIWNTLSWWLPTVVDIRRCKPFYMHLTKTTNLLDVTADNATHQSFRLLMMRSLLMSLEFRSPDVSKIIESLVFDHPYDQVRSSIGKLLNTLTQNSSSLSLPSTDKIVNVGSQEYDGLGYPVKHISDVFDQIIKEKFQEAIDYIPKLKEMTPQEIIKTKFYYTVSTLFYWMKEMTKGPNKVLLTPYIIDYLLPFLMTLSTQRDMCKLAGLDPSKLLLGLAYLPMRKSEVSKVVQLVCHTKVDTSHQLKLQLLFVQHILSTELLQLTKQEKTEIFEYVVKSLFNGQFVEVRVHAADVLSGIIHNSGEDETLFQSLLDRFSKSLSNYTWEQKKKLSKTDIKIHGSVLGLGAIISAFPYVFPLPKWIPSQLSILSSWARTNGMAGLAAKNTINTFKKVRSDTWKFDRESFSAEELEDLEGVLWKSYYA